In Helianthus annuus cultivar XRQ/B chromosome 3, HanXRQr2.0-SUNRISE, whole genome shotgun sequence, a single window of DNA contains:
- the LOC118479417 gene encoding multicystatin-like: protein MSLVGGFTEVKDFANSIVIDDLARFAVDEYNKKQNTLLEFRKVLNAKEQIVSGTLYYITLDAANGGIIKTYEAKVWVKKWENFKELQEFKPVDAATSVIGGITEVKDFANSLEIEDLARFAVDEHNKKQNTLLEFGKVLNAKEQIVAGKLCYITLEATDGGVKKTYEAKVWVKPWENFKELQEFKPVDAATPVIGGITEVKDFANSLVIDDLARFAVDEYSKKQNTLLEFERVLDAKQQIVAGTMYYFILEATVGGVKNTYVAKVLLKPDNSKELKEFKHLY, encoded by the exons ATGTCACTTGTTGGAGGATTTACAGAAGTAAAGGACTTTGCAAACAGCATTGTGATCGACGATCTCGCTCGATTCGCCGTCGATGAATACAACAAGAAGCAG AATACCCTGCTGGAATTTAGGAAGGTGCTGAATGCAAAGGAGCAGATAGTTTCTGGTACATTGTATTATATCACACTTGATGCAGCTAATGGTGGTATCATAAAGACTTATGAAGCCAaggtttgggttaagaaatggGAAAACTTCAAAGAATTGCAAGAGTTCAAGCCTGTTGATGCTGCCACCTCAGTTATTGGAGGAATTACAGAAGTAAAGGACTTTGCAAACAGCCTTGAGATCGAAGATCTCGCTCGATTCGCCGTAGATGAACACAACAAGAAGCAG AATACCCTGCTGGAATTTGGGAAAGTACTGAATGCAAAGGAGCAGATAGTTGCTGGTAAATTGTGTTATATCACACTTGAAGCAACTGATGGTGGTGTCAAAAAGACTTATGAAGCCAAGGTTTGGGTTAagccatgggaaaacttcaaagAATTGCAGGAGTTCAAGCCTGTTGATGCTGCCACCCCAGTCATTGGAGGAATTACAGAAGTAAAGGACTTTGCAAACAGCCTTGTGATCGACGATCTCGCTCGATTCGCCGTCGATGAATACAGCAAGAAGCAG AATACCCTGCTGGAATTTGAGAGGGTACTGGATGCAAAGCAGCAGATAGTTGCTGGTACAATGTATTATTTCATACTTGAAGCAACTGTTGGTGGTGTCAAAAACACTTACGTAGCCAAGGTTTTGCTTAAGCCGGACAACTCCAAAGAATTGAAGGAATTCAAGCACCTTTATTGA